The following coding sequences are from one Candidatus Nitrohelix vancouverensis window:
- the nadA gene encoding quinolinate synthase NadA gives MCEERLPVINRIEALKKEKNAIVLAHNYVSPYIYFGAADYTGDSYALSKKAQKSDADVIVFSAVRFMAETAKIVNPDKTVLDPNFNGGCSLADGITADDVRRLRNEFPDHTFVCYINTTAEVKALCDVCVTSSNVYKILERIENDRIYFLPDKLMGQNAIHYLKAKGVEKIIDVYEGTCYVHEEYRPESIDIVRQNFPEVEILAHPECKPGVIDKADFVGSTAGMLDRVRESSGDTFFLLTECGLTDVLQSEFPDKRFVGSCTQCQYMKSNSLEDILHVLENPRDDQIIRLSPEVQKNALRCVERMFEYADR, from the coding sequence ATGTGCGAAGAGCGTCTGCCCGTCATCAACCGGATTGAAGCGCTCAAGAAAGAAAAGAACGCCATCGTTCTCGCGCACAACTACGTCTCGCCCTACATTTACTTTGGCGCGGCGGACTATACCGGCGATTCCTACGCGCTTTCCAAGAAGGCGCAGAAGTCCGACGCCGACGTGATCGTTTTTTCCGCCGTGCGCTTCATGGCGGAGACGGCCAAGATCGTCAATCCCGACAAGACCGTGCTCGACCCCAATTTCAACGGCGGCTGTTCTCTCGCGGACGGCATCACGGCGGACGACGTCCGCCGCCTGCGCAACGAGTTTCCCGACCACACCTTCGTCTGCTACATCAACACCACAGCGGAAGTGAAGGCGCTTTGCGACGTCTGCGTGACCTCTTCCAATGTCTATAAAATTCTGGAGCGTATCGAGAACGACCGCATTTATTTTCTGCCCGATAAATTGATGGGGCAGAACGCGATTCACTATCTCAAGGCCAAAGGAGTGGAGAAGATCATCGACGTGTACGAGGGGACCTGCTACGTCCACGAGGAATACCGGCCGGAAAGCATCGACATCGTGCGTCAGAATTTTCCCGAGGTGGAAATCCTTGCGCACCCGGAATGCAAACCGGGCGTGATCGACAAGGCCGATTTTGTCGGAAGCACCGCCGGTATGCTCGACCGCGTCCGCGAATCCAGCGGCGACACCTTCTTTTTACTGACGGAATGCGGTTTGACCGACGTCCTGCAATCTGAATTTCCCGACAAACGCTTTGTCGGTTCCTGCACGCAATGTCAGTACATGAAATCCAATTCGCTGGAAGACATCCTGCACGTTCTTGAAAATCCGCGCGACGACCAGATCATCCGACTCAGTCCCGAAGTTCAGAAAAATGCGCTTCGATGCGTTGAGCGCATGTTTGAATACGCCGACCGCTGA